From a single Methanofollis sp. W23 genomic region:
- a CDS encoding V-type ATP synthase subunit C yields MVDVGGPAPYIYVSTRMRVRKAKLIPREEYLRMLNMSLPEITRFIGETEYKREIDELASSFSGINLIEVGLSWNLAKEYQDVLKITPSGVMRFVQSYLRHWDIQNVLTILRGKMQGVKPGKIKEVLVPAGELDKNALDRLLAEDSPDRIVEAVKGRRLGPLLSAGLHEALETGSFATLENELYKNLYMQMVSDAKGGVAGGYEFLGYIQTEIDTRNIMNLFRFRGQHASGEEIKALLIPGGKAFTVDELVRMSTIENLDELIEAAKKKTRDPELAAVFDELRQQRPVHEVEVLLTTYRLKQMERLSKRYPFSVLPILAYLEMKRYEVANLRAIARGKEYGLANERIEGYLVM; encoded by the coding sequence ATGGTTGACGTAGGGGGCCCGGCTCCATACATTTACGTCTCCACGCGCATGCGTGTGCGCAAAGCAAAGTTGATCCCGCGGGAGGAGTACCTGCGGATGCTCAACATGAGCCTGCCCGAGATCACTCGCTTTATCGGAGAGACCGAATACAAACGCGAGATCGACGAGCTGGCCTCGTCTTTTTCCGGTATCAACCTCATCGAGGTGGGTCTCTCATGGAACCTTGCGAAGGAGTATCAGGACGTCCTGAAGATCACCCCTTCCGGGGTCATGAGGTTCGTGCAGAGTTATCTGCGGCACTGGGATATCCAGAACGTCCTGACCATCCTGCGCGGCAAGATGCAGGGAGTCAAACCTGGCAAGATCAAGGAAGTCCTGGTCCCGGCCGGCGAACTCGACAAGAACGCGCTCGACCGGTTGCTTGCCGAGGACTCTCCTGATCGGATTGTTGAAGCGGTGAAAGGCCGACGTCTTGGCCCTCTTCTCTCCGCAGGGCTTCATGAGGCCCTGGAGACCGGTTCATTTGCCACACTTGAGAACGAACTCTACAAGAACCTGTATATGCAGATGGTCTCCGACGCCAAGGGCGGGGTTGCAGGGGGCTATGAGTTCCTGGGCTATATCCAGACTGAGATCGACACCAGGAACATCATGAACCTCTTCCGTTTCCGCGGTCAGCACGCCAGTGGTGAAGAGATCAAAGCGCTGCTCATACCAGGCGGGAAGGCCTTTACGGTCGACGAACTGGTCAGGATGAGTACGATCGAGAACCTTGACGAGTTGATCGAGGCCGCGAAGAAGAAGACCAGGGATCCAGAACTGGCCGCAGTCTTTGACGAACTGCGCCAGCAGCGCCCTGTCCACGAGGTCGAAGTGCTGCTGACGACGTACCGGCTCAAGCAGATGGAACGGCTCTCCAAGCGGTATCCCTTCTCGGTCCTGCCCATCCTCGCCTACCTCGAGATGAAGCGCTACGAGGTGGCAAACCTCCGCGCTATCGCCCGGGGGAAGGAATACGGTCTGGCGAATGAACGCATTGAAGGATACCTGGTGATGTAG
- a CDS encoding ATPase, protein MADPVMTLEMIEASQMGLKAVGAGLAVGLAGVGTGLGELGIGAAAVGATAENKDMFGLALLFTVIPETVVIFGLVVALLLLF, encoded by the coding sequence ATGGCAGATCCAGTTATGACTCTTGAAATGATTGAAGCATCGCAGATGGGATTGAAGGCAGTCGGCGCAGGTCTCGCCGTCGGTCTGGCCGGTGTCGGTACCGGTCTTGGTGAACTTGGTATCGGTGCCGCCGCCGTCGGGGCGACCGCCGAGAACAAGGACATGTTCGGTCTTGCACTGCTCTTCACCGTTATTCCAGAGACAGTCGTCATCTTCGGTCTTGTTGTTGCTCTGCTGCTGCTCTTCTAA
- a CDS encoding V-type ATP synthase subunit I: protein MFQPKRMSRILIAGSKDQMDTIVRELYHQHAFHIEDFVEKEDEAYEGFKIGMPLDQASDASSELIKIRSLENTFGISPDSVDATKTQASTELKAGVDRTLAALVEDAEDLTAQRSKVEAQVKTLEARVTALEPFAPVPLDMDLYHGYENVTVFAGYVESDVEIPVPHEKHFVPGGKGVQNFIVVFVPASEAEAADRALLEAHFQSVPIPDGSGPVKDLIYDAKGKISQLNEQIEKIERTLEEKKNEYGEVLVAYDEYFTAVVEQAEAPLRFATTDDAFVAEGWVPSEKVEGIIASLTHVTAGKVYVTELEVGDDAKDVPVEYNNPRFSHPTELLIDVYARPRYDEFDPTLLVSIVFPIFFGLILGDIGYGLVLLALSFGLRRYFKGEAGTQLLDTLRNSSIMSCIFGVLFSECFGFSLPWQAIIFSRHLNIGANTVHHPMVAELLIISVWIGILHITLGRLLHVWNIRHAMHQSPKATKEVLEQFGWLFTMWGIIIAVWSLFPIPLMLDLTGFAPVAMGLNTAGIFGAVLVLLGIVLIGQESPLELMEVPTIVSHVLSYTRLVAVGLSSVAIAMVTNYIALDLIIGPQLESLTIVGVVIVLIGLVVLLLGHVLNTALGLLGGGLNSIRLHYVEFFTKFYNGGGKKYVPFGMRRKFTEE, encoded by the coding sequence ATGTTTCAGCCTAAGCGGATGAGCCGTATCCTGATCGCAGGGTCCAAGGACCAGATGGATACGATCGTCCGTGAGTTGTATCATCAGCATGCTTTTCACATCGAAGATTTTGTCGAGAAGGAAGACGAGGCCTACGAAGGGTTCAAGATCGGGATGCCGCTTGACCAAGCAAGCGACGCCTCCTCCGAACTGATCAAGATCAGGTCGCTCGAGAACACCTTTGGAATTTCTCCAGATTCTGTTGATGCCACCAAGACACAGGCATCGACCGAACTGAAGGCCGGCGTCGACCGGACCCTTGCCGCCCTCGTGGAGGACGCCGAGGATCTCACTGCACAGCGGTCGAAAGTCGAGGCACAGGTAAAAACGCTTGAGGCGCGGGTCACCGCCCTCGAACCTTTTGCGCCTGTTCCCCTCGACATGGACCTGTATCACGGCTACGAGAACGTCACCGTTTTTGCAGGCTACGTCGAATCCGACGTTGAGATCCCGGTCCCCCACGAGAAACACTTTGTACCCGGCGGCAAAGGTGTACAGAACTTCATTGTCGTTTTTGTCCCTGCATCAGAGGCAGAGGCCGCTGACCGCGCCCTGCTCGAAGCACACTTCCAGTCGGTCCCCATCCCTGATGGCTCAGGTCCCGTAAAAGACCTTATTTATGACGCCAAGGGGAAGATCTCTCAGCTCAACGAGCAGATTGAGAAGATCGAGAGGACTCTTGAGGAAAAGAAGAATGAATATGGCGAAGTCCTCGTTGCATACGACGAATACTTCACGGCCGTCGTGGAGCAGGCGGAAGCCCCGCTGCGGTTTGCAACAACAGACGACGCTTTTGTGGCAGAAGGCTGGGTCCCGTCCGAGAAGGTCGAGGGGATCATCGCGTCCCTCACCCACGTGACCGCGGGGAAAGTCTATGTCACCGAGCTCGAAGTCGGGGACGACGCAAAAGACGTCCCGGTTGAATACAACAACCCCCGTTTCTCGCACCCGACCGAACTCTTAATTGATGTCTACGCTCGTCCGCGCTACGACGAGTTCGACCCGACACTGCTCGTCTCGATCGTCTTCCCGATTTTCTTCGGTCTGATCCTGGGCGATATCGGGTACGGTCTCGTGCTCCTTGCGCTGTCCTTCGGACTCCGGAGGTACTTCAAAGGAGAAGCGGGCACACAGCTCCTGGACACCCTGAGGAACTCCTCGATCATGAGTTGTATCTTCGGTGTCCTCTTCAGCGAATGTTTCGGATTTTCGCTACCCTGGCAGGCGATTATCTTCTCCAGGCACCTGAACATCGGCGCGAACACCGTCCATCACCCGATGGTTGCGGAACTGCTGATCATCTCGGTCTGGATTGGTATCCTGCACATCACGCTGGGGCGTCTGCTCCATGTGTGGAACATCAGACATGCCATGCACCAGAGCCCCAAGGCCACCAAAGAAGTTCTTGAACAGTTTGGCTGGCTCTTTACGATGTGGGGCATCATCATTGCAGTCTGGTCTCTATTCCCTATCCCGCTGATGCTGGACCTCACCGGTTTTGCGCCAGTGGCGATGGGCCTGAACACGGCAGGCATCTTTGGTGCCGTTCTGGTCCTGCTCGGCATCGTCCTGATCGGTCAGGAATCTCCGCTTGAACTGATGGAGGTTCCGACGATCGTCAGTCATGTCCTGTCGTACACTCGTCTTGTTGCGGTCGGTCTCTCCTCGGTCGCGATTGCGATGGTCACCAACTACATCGCCCTCGACCTGATCATCGGCCCACAGCTCGAGTCACTCACTATCGTGGGTGTCGTCATCGTCCTGATTGGTCTTGTCGTCCTGCTCCTCGGCCACGTGCTCAATACCGCACTTGGTCTTCTGGGCGGCGGCCTGAACTCGATCAGGTTGCATTATGTTGAGTTCTTCACCAAGTTCTACAATGGTGGAGGGAAGAAGTACGTGCCCTTTGGCATGAGAAGGAAATTTACGGAGGAATAA
- the ahaH gene encoding ATP synthase archaeal subunit H gives MKSEVLKSIKQAEEEYKSMVSTAHAENKQKVADARAEAERIIEKATADAEAYKKTRLADAKTAATKKRAEILKDGEQQAEKIKANSLANVDKAVEYLVSRFKEQLHVSA, from the coding sequence ATGAAGAGTGAGGTTTTAAAGAGCATCAAGCAGGCAGAAGAAGAGTATAAGTCTATGGTCAGCACCGCACATGCTGAGAACAAGCAGAAAGTTGCGGATGCCAGAGCGGAGGCAGAACGTATCATCGAGAAAGCCACCGCCGATGCAGAGGCCTACAAAAAGACGAGACTCGCCGACGCCAAGACCGCCGCCACGAAAAAACGTGCCGAGATCCTGAAGGACGGCGAACAGCAGGCGGAAAAGATCAAAGCGAACAGCCTTGCCAATGTCGACAAGGCAGTCGAGTATCTCGTCTCGCGTTTTAAGGAGCAGCTGCATGTTTCAGCCTAA
- a CDS encoding alpha/beta hydrolase, which yields MICPLDTDDLLLVQGPTSFLLVGSVHERFALCIETTEDEYCEGLHPGDLVCVSAPEGGALRAAAMILLLVRDHHFPVVALPHGHPGSRRVPMVVSAAPEITISCEILRGTHPDQHLLCGSPELAGLTLRGNGGSVTLDALPPACTIGYICVDRALVEE from the coding sequence ATGATCTGCCCCCTGGACACCGACGACCTCCTCCTCGTCCAGGGGCCCACCTCATTTCTCCTTGTCGGGAGCGTGCACGAACGGTTTGCGCTCTGCATCGAGACCACCGAGGACGAGTACTGTGAAGGCCTTCACCCCGGCGACCTCGTCTGCGTCTCGGCCCCTGAAGGCGGCGCTCTCCGTGCCGCCGCCATGATCCTCCTCTTAGTCCGCGACCACCACTTCCCGGTCGTCGCCCTGCCCCACGGCCACCCCGGATCCCGTCGGGTGCCGATGGTCGTCTCGGCCGCTCCCGAGATCACGATCTCCTGCGAAATTCTGCGCGGTACCCACCCTGATCAGCACCTCCTCTGCGGCTCGCCCGAACTCGCTGGTCTCACCCTGCGAGGCAACGGCGGTAGTGTCACGCTTGATGCTCTTCCTCCTGCGTGCACGATCGGGTATATATGTGTTGATCGTGCCCTGGTCGAAGAATAA
- a CDS encoding ATP synthase subunit A has translation MEVKTESNTGTSTGVLKRIAGPVVTAVGFNAHMYDVVKVGHEELMGEVIKISGENIIIQVYEATDGIRPGEPVVNTGMPLAVELGPGLLKSIYDGIQRPLEVLMEKMGSFIERGVTAPGLDLTAKWEFVPVVKAGDHVAPGTVIGTVQETESILHKIMVPPNQKGGVVKEIKGGSFTVEETVCVLEDGTEIQMMQKWPVRVPRPVAEKMNPDIPLVTGQRILDGLFPIAKGGTAAIPGPFGSGKTVTQQQLAKWSDAQIVVYIGCGERGNEMTEVLTEFPALDDPKSGRPLMERTILIANTSNMPVAAREASVYTGITIAEYFRDQGYDVSLMADSTSRWAEAMREISSRLEEMPGEEGYPAYLAARLSEFYERAGRVMTLNDLEGSVSVIGAVSPPGGDFSEPVTQNTLRIVKVFWALDAKLSQRRHFPAINWLNSYSLYLDTLNEWYDKNISPEWNQLRNWSMGVLQKESELQEIVQLVGSDALPEEEQITIEVARMLREIFLQQNAFDDVDTYCSLEKQLDILRAIHTFADLSSAAHAAGVMPAQILAVKAKNDLPQIKFTKDYKPELERILKAMKDEFAGLKAGMA, from the coding sequence GTGGAAGTAAAAACTGAATCGAACACAGGCACTTCGACAGGAGTGCTGAAGAGGATTGCAGGCCCGGTCGTCACGGCCGTCGGCTTCAATGCCCATATGTACGACGTGGTCAAGGTCGGCCACGAGGAACTGATGGGCGAGGTCATCAAGATCTCGGGTGAGAACATCATCATCCAGGTCTACGAGGCCACCGACGGCATTCGGCCCGGCGAACCGGTGGTAAACACCGGCATGCCGCTCGCGGTCGAACTTGGCCCGGGTCTGCTGAAGAGCATCTACGACGGTATTCAGAGACCGCTCGAGGTGCTCATGGAGAAGATGGGAAGTTTCATCGAGCGTGGTGTGACCGCACCAGGGCTCGACCTCACGGCAAAGTGGGAGTTTGTCCCGGTCGTGAAGGCCGGCGACCATGTCGCCCCTGGCACGGTCATCGGGACGGTCCAGGAGACCGAGTCGATCCTCCACAAGATCATGGTCCCGCCCAACCAGAAGGGCGGCGTGGTCAAGGAGATCAAGGGCGGCTCGTTCACCGTCGAGGAGACGGTCTGTGTCCTCGAGGACGGGACCGAGATCCAGATGATGCAGAAGTGGCCGGTCCGTGTGCCGCGGCCGGTGGCCGAGAAGATGAACCCGGATATCCCGCTCGTTACCGGGCAGAGGATTCTCGACGGGCTCTTCCCGATCGCCAAGGGCGGTACCGCTGCCATTCCTGGGCCGTTTGGCTCAGGCAAGACGGTCACTCAGCAGCAGCTTGCGAAGTGGTCTGACGCTCAGATCGTGGTCTATATCGGCTGCGGTGAGCGCGGCAACGAGATGACCGAGGTACTGACCGAGTTCCCGGCACTCGACGACCCGAAGTCGGGCAGGCCGCTGATGGAGCGGACCATCCTCATCGCGAACACCTCGAACATGCCGGTGGCCGCCCGTGAGGCGTCTGTGTACACCGGTATCACCATCGCCGAGTATTTCCGTGACCAGGGCTACGATGTCTCCCTGATGGCCGACTCCACCTCACGGTGGGCAGAGGCCATGCGTGAGATCTCCTCCCGTCTCGAAGAGATGCCTGGTGAAGAGGGGTATCCGGCATACCTGGCCGCCCGTCTCTCTGAGTTCTACGAGCGTGCGGGTCGTGTGATGACCCTCAACGACCTTGAAGGGTCGGTCTCGGTTATCGGTGCGGTTTCGCCGCCTGGCGGTGACTTCTCCGAGCCGGTCACCCAGAACACCCTGCGTATCGTCAAGGTCTTCTGGGCACTGGACGCCAAGCTCTCGCAGCGCCGGCACTTCCCGGCCATCAACTGGCTCAACTCGTATTCCCTGTATCTTGATACCCTCAACGAGTGGTACGACAAGAACATCTCGCCTGAGTGGAACCAGCTGCGGAACTGGTCTATGGGGGTGCTCCAGAAGGAATCCGAGCTCCAGGAGATCGTGCAGCTCGTCGGGTCCGACGCCCTCCCAGAAGAGGAGCAGATCACCATCGAGGTTGCCAGGATGCTCCGTGAGATCTTCCTGCAGCAGAACGCTTTCGACGATGTGGACACCTACTGTTCGCTCGAGAAGCAGCTCGATATCCTCAGGGCGATCCACACCTTCGCCGACCTCTCGTCCGCGGCCCATGCGGCAGGCGTGATGCCGGCCCAGATCCTGGCGGTCAAGGCCAAGAACGACCTGCCGCAGATCAAGTTCACCAAGGACTACAAGCCTGAACTTGAGCGGATCTTGAAGGCGATGAAGGATGAATTTGCCGGACTGAAGGCGGGGATGGCATGA
- a CDS encoding V-type ATP synthase subunit E family protein gives MGLEAVVGDIKEKGRKEVAEIRAQTEAEVKSILEEAQEKAAAIKGTADEDVQREVTRIINQEVSAANLAVKRETLNAEKDTLARVHASTLAKIGDLPADFHAQALRNLLPQAAADVGGGTVYCNARDVSILKEILAENADFSGFSVGDPVEIEGGIVVESADGRMKVDYSYRTFLETVWESELKDASDILFP, from the coding sequence ATGGGATTGGAAGCTGTCGTTGGAGATATCAAGGAAAAAGGGCGGAAAGAGGTCGCCGAGATCCGGGCTCAGACTGAGGCCGAGGTCAAGAGCATCCTCGAAGAGGCGCAGGAGAAAGCGGCGGCGATCAAGGGAACAGCCGACGAAGACGTCCAGCGGGAAGTGACCCGCATCATCAACCAGGAAGTCTCGGCTGCCAACCTCGCCGTCAAGCGCGAGACTCTCAATGCGGAGAAGGACACGCTGGCGCGTGTCCATGCATCCACCCTTGCCAAGATCGGCGACCTTCCTGCCGATTTTCACGCGCAGGCTCTCCGTAACCTCCTCCCCCAGGCGGCTGCCGATGTTGGGGGCGGTACGGTCTACTGCAACGCCCGTGATGTCTCCATACTGAAAGAAATCCTTGCCGAGAACGCGGACTTCTCCGGGTTCTCGGTCGGGGACCCCGTCGAGATCGAAGGCGGGATCGTGGTTGAGAGTGCTGACGGCAGGATGAAGGTCGACTACAGTTACCGTACATTCCTGGAGACGGTATGGGAGTCAGAGCTGAAGGATGCGTCTGATATCCTGTTCCCCTGA
- a CDS encoding V-type ATP synthase subunit F, whose translation MVEIAVVGNSEFVIGFRLAGIQKTLVAEDDEALKTTVQHVIEDESIGILVLDSSDMNRLPLRMRAQLEESVKPTVIAIGEEEEGGLSMRERIKRSVGVDLWK comes from the coding sequence ATGGTTGAGATTGCAGTCGTTGGAAACAGCGAGTTTGTCATCGGGTTCCGTCTTGCAGGCATTCAGAAGACCCTTGTCGCCGAGGACGACGAGGCCCTGAAGACCACCGTCCAGCACGTGATCGAGGATGAATCAATCGGCATCCTGGTGCTGGACAGCAGCGATATGAACAGGCTCCCCCTGCGGATGCGGGCCCAACTCGAGGAGTCCGTGAAGCCGACGGTGATCGCGATCGGCGAAGAGGAAGAGGGAGGGCTCTCCATGCGGGAGAGAATAAAGAGATCGGTCGGTGTTGATCTGTGGAAGTAA